The following proteins are co-located in the Nitrospirota bacterium genome:
- the rplR gene encoding 50S ribosomal protein L18: protein MAQSKLKARQRRHERVRKTVYGTATRPRLSVYKSLSHIYAQIIDDTTGKTIIAASSTEKTLHDGLKHCGNVEAAKRVGASIAARAIDKNIKLVVFDRGGYQYHGCVKALADAAREKGLSF from the coding sequence GTGGCACAGAGTAAATTAAAAGCTAGACAGAGACGGCATGAGAGAGTCAGGAAGACCGTGTACGGAACGGCAACGCGGCCAAGACTGAGCGTATACAAGAGTTTAAGCCATATCTACGCACAGATCATAGACGATACCACCGGCAAGACAATTATTGCCGCGTCCTCGACGGAGAAAACGCTCCATGACGGATTGAAGCATTGCGGGAACGTTGAGGCGGCCAAGAGGGTCGGCGCGAGCATCGCTGCGCGGGCAATCGACAAAAATATCAAGCTGGTCGTATTTGACCGGGGAGGTTATCAATACCACGGTTGTGTTAAGGCGCTGGCAGATGCGGCGCGTGAGAAGGGGCTCAGCTTTTAG
- the rplE gene encoding 50S ribosomal protein L5, with protein MKEFQYKNPMQAPKLVKVVLNVGLGEAITNAKALDHAAEELGKITGQRPVITRAKKSIATFKLREGMPIGCMVTLRRERMYEFLDRFINAALPRIRDFKGVSSKSFDGRGNYTVGIREQVIFPEIEFDKVDSVHGLDIVIVTTANTDEEGRALLGHLGMPYRK; from the coding sequence ATGAAGGAATTCCAGTACAAAAACCCCATGCAGGCACCGAAGCTTGTTAAGGTGGTACTGAACGTAGGTCTGGGTGAGGCGATCACCAATGCCAAAGCGCTCGACCATGCCGCTGAGGAACTTGGAAAAATAACCGGCCAGCGTCCGGTTATTACCCGCGCCAAAAAATCTATCGCAACCTTCAAGCTCAGGGAGGGAATGCCAATCGGTTGTATGGTGACGCTCAGGCGTGAGCGCATGTATGAGTTCCTTGACCGGTTTATCAACGCTGCGCTTCCGCGCATCAGGGATTTTAAGGGCGTGTCGTCAAAGTCGTTTGACGGAAGAGGGAATTATACGGTTGGAATCAGAGAACAGGTGATTTTCCCCGAGATCGAGTTTGACAAGGTGGACTCGGTACATGGACTCGATATCGTGATTGTAACGACGGCGAATACCGATGAAGAAGGTAGAGCATTGCTCGGCCATCTGGGGATGCCGTACAGGAAGTAG
- a CDS encoding type Z 30S ribosomal protein S14, with the protein MAKKSLIAKASRAPKFKARAYHRCPLCGRSRGYLRKFDMCRICFRNRALKGEIPGVIKASW; encoded by the coding sequence ATGGCAAAGAAGTCATTGATAGCGAAGGCATCGAGAGCACCGAAGTTCAAAGCACGCGCATATCATCGCTGTCCGCTGTGCGGACGGTCACGGGGGTATCTGCGGAAATTTGACATGTGCAGGATCTGTTTCAGAAACAGGGCGCTTAAGGGAGAGATCCCGGGCGTGATTAAGGCGAGTTGGTAA
- the rpsH gene encoding 30S ribosomal protein S8, which produces MMTDPIADMLTRIRNASKAKHEKVDIPSSKLKVEIAKILKDEGFVKNVKLVKDRRQGLIRVYLKYTEEEAPVLQGLKRISKPGCRVYAGNEAIPKVLNGLGTAILSTPKGIQTGKQAKKDNVGGEVICHVW; this is translated from the coding sequence ATGATGACCGATCCTATCGCGGACATGCTGACGCGCATCCGCAATGCCAGTAAGGCAAAACATGAAAAAGTGGACATTCCCTCCTCCAAACTGAAGGTGGAGATAGCGAAGATTCTGAAAGACGAGGGATTTGTCAAGAACGTGAAGTTGGTGAAAGACCGCCGGCAGGGTCTGATTCGCGTGTATCTAAAATACACGGAAGAAGAGGCCCCGGTTCTCCAGGGTCTGAAGCGGATCAGTAAGCCCGGTTGCAGGGTCTACGCGGGCAATGAAGCCATTCCCAAAGTGTTGAATGGGCTTGGTACAGCCATTCTGTCCACGCCAAAGGGGATACAGACCGGCAAGCAGGCGAAGAAGGACAACGTGGGTGGAGAAGTCATTTGCCACGTGTGGTAA
- the rpmD gene encoding 50S ribosomal protein L30, which produces MAKSTDKKLKITLVKSGIARPGKHKVVLIGLGLKKMNHSVIRLDTPQIRGMITKISHLVKVEEA; this is translated from the coding sequence ATGGCAAAATCGACTGATAAAAAACTTAAAATTACGCTTGTAAAAAGCGGTATTGCTCGACCGGGAAAACATAAGGTTGTCCTGATCGGCCTGGGCCTCAAAAAAATGAACCACTCCGTCATTCGTTTGGACACGCCGCAAATACGCGGCATGATCACCAAGATATCTCACCTCGTTAAGGTGGAAGAAGCATAA
- the rplN gene encoding 50S ribosomal protein L14, whose amino-acid sequence MIQQQTVLDVADNSGAKKVMCIKVLGGTRKRYASLGDIIVVAIKVAIPEGQAKKGTVAKAVVVRTTKEVRRQDGSYIKFDRNAAVLINASNEPIGTRIFGPVARELRKKNFMKIISLAPEVL is encoded by the coding sequence ATGATTCAGCAGCAGACGGTATTGGATGTCGCCGATAATTCCGGCGCAAAGAAAGTGATGTGCATAAAAGTCCTCGGCGGAACGCGTAAGCGCTATGCCTCGCTCGGAGACATAATCGTCGTGGCCATCAAGGTGGCAATTCCCGAAGGACAGGCTAAAAAGGGAACGGTGGCCAAGGCCGTGGTCGTCCGAACCACAAAGGAAGTTCGCCGGCAGGATGGATCGTACATCAAGTTCGACCGGAACGCGGCGGTGCTTATCAATGCATCAAATGAGCCCATCGGGACGCGTATCTTCGGACCGGTCGCTCGCGAACTTCGCAAAAAGAACTTTATGAAGATCATTTCACTTGCGCCAGAAGTTTTGTAG
- the rpsE gene encoding 30S ribosomal protein S5: MAERYQKAAEESDGLKDKLVFLNRVAKVVKGGKRFNFSALVVVGDGKGKIGVGKGKAAEAPVAIKKAVERAKKSMIQISLKGDTIPHQVLGHYGAGKVLLKPACEGTGLIAGGASRSVLEVVGVRNVLCKSLGSSNPHNVVSATIEGLMRLRSAEQVATLRGRLVEELG, encoded by the coding sequence TTGGCAGAGCGATATCAAAAAGCAGCAGAGGAAAGCGACGGACTGAAAGATAAACTGGTCTTCCTAAACCGCGTGGCCAAGGTGGTCAAAGGCGGTAAGCGCTTTAACTTCAGCGCGCTCGTGGTTGTCGGTGACGGCAAAGGGAAGATCGGCGTGGGTAAGGGCAAGGCAGCTGAAGCGCCGGTAGCCATCAAGAAGGCGGTAGAACGGGCCAAAAAGAGCATGATCCAGATCTCACTGAAAGGCGATACAATTCCACACCAGGTGCTTGGACACTATGGTGCCGGCAAGGTGTTGCTCAAGCCGGCTTGCGAAGGTACCGGTTTGATCGCAGGCGGAGCGAGCAGATCCGTGCTTGAGGTCGTGGGTGTCCGGAATGTGCTGTGTAAATCTCTGGGATCGAGCAATCCTCATAACGTGGTGAGCGCCACAATCGAAGGACTGATGAGACTCAGGAGTGCAGAGCAGGTTGCGACGCTTCGCGGCAGACTGGTAGAGGAGCTCGGATAG
- the rplP gene encoding 50S ribosomal protein L16 encodes MLAPKRVKHRKMHKGNMNGIACRGAEVSYGEYGLKVLEPGWITSRQIEAARIAMTRYVKRGGKIWIRIFPDKPITKKPAETRMGKGKGAPEYWVAVVKPGRVLYEMGGVDESVAREAFRLAAYKLPIATKFVSREADI; translated from the coding sequence GCACAAGGGAAACATGAACGGCATTGCATGCCGGGGGGCTGAAGTAAGCTACGGTGAGTATGGCCTGAAGGTCCTTGAGCCGGGGTGGATCACGAGCCGGCAGATCGAGGCGGCCCGTATTGCCATGACGCGTTACGTCAAGCGGGGAGGCAAGATCTGGATACGGATATTCCCTGACAAGCCGATTACGAAGAAGCCCGCGGAAACCCGTATGGGAAAAGGCAAAGGCGCTCCGGAATACTGGGTTGCCGTCGTGAAGCCCGGTCGTGTGCTCTACGAGATGGGTGGCGTTGACGAATCCGTGGCCAGAGAGGCGTTCAGGCTCGCGGCATATAAGCTGCCGATTGCCACGAAGTTTGTCTCTCGGGAGGCGGATATATGA
- the rplX gene encoding 50S ribosomal protein L24: MQIKKNDNVMVVSGKEKGKRGRVIAVYPATNRLLIEKLNMIKRHTKPNQQLRQGGILEKESPIAASNVKLICVKCDKPTATSRTTQGDGTRNRVCKTCNEIID; encoded by the coding sequence ATGCAGATTAAAAAAAATGACAACGTGATGGTGGTTTCCGGTAAGGAAAAAGGGAAGCGAGGCAGGGTAATTGCTGTCTATCCAGCCACCAACCGGCTTCTCATTGAGAAGCTTAATATGATCAAGCGGCATACAAAGCCCAACCAGCAGCTCAGGCAGGGCGGAATTCTCGAAAAAGAGAGCCCGATCGCCGCCTCGAACGTAAAGCTTATCTGTGTGAAATGCGATAAGCCGACGGCCACGTCACGGACGACACAGGGTGACGGCACACGCAACCGCGTATGCAAGACCTGCAACGAGATCATTGATTGA
- the rpsQ gene encoding 30S ribosomal protein S17, whose amino-acid sequence MEEYKKRKTYMGQVVSDKMDKTVVLAVTRRIAHAKYTKTIKRTTKFKVHDEKNECKVGDVVRFIETRPLSKEKRWKVLEIVEKANQ is encoded by the coding sequence ATGGAAGAGTATAAGAAGCGAAAGACTTATATGGGGCAGGTCGTCAGTGACAAGATGGATAAGACGGTGGTGCTCGCGGTCACCAGGCGCATTGCGCATGCGAAGTACACCAAGACCATCAAGCGGACAACCAAGTTCAAGGTCCATGACGAAAAGAACGAATGCAAGGTGGGTGACGTGGTCCGGTTCATCGAGACCAGGCCGCTCTCCAAAGAAAAAAGATGGAAGGTTCTCGAGATCGTCGAGAAGGCTAATCAATAA
- the rplF gene encoding 50S ribosomal protein L6 — MSRVGKKPIEIPSGVEAKLETGKVTVKGPLGEISQNVNPKLTIKKESNTLVVERPSNQKLYRELHGLTRNLIANMVTGVSKGYEKTLEISGVGFKAAAQGSNLMLSLGFSHPIIYPMPKGIKATVDPKQTQITLKGVDKQLVGQIAANLRSLKKPEPYKGKGIKYSTEVIKRKEGKAGKGGK; from the coding sequence ATGTCGAGGGTTGGTAAAAAACCGATAGAAATTCCATCCGGCGTCGAGGCCAAACTCGAGACCGGTAAAGTTACGGTCAAGGGTCCGCTGGGCGAGATCAGCCAGAATGTGAATCCAAAGCTGACCATCAAGAAAGAAAGCAACACACTTGTGGTCGAGCGACCGTCAAATCAAAAACTTTACCGCGAGTTGCACGGGTTGACGAGAAACCTGATAGCCAATATGGTGACCGGGGTAAGCAAAGGGTATGAGAAAACCCTTGAGATTTCCGGTGTTGGATTCAAGGCTGCAGCGCAGGGTTCAAACCTGATGCTGAGTCTCGGGTTCTCTCACCCGATCATCTATCCCATGCCCAAGGGTATCAAGGCGACCGTAGACCCCAAGCAGACCCAGATCACACTCAAGGGCGTTGATAAGCAGCTTGTGGGCCAGATCGCCGCGAACTTGAGAAGCCTGAAGAAACCGGAGCCATACAAGGGGAAGGGCATCAAGTATAGCACTGAGGTCATTAAGCGCAAGGAAGGCAAGGCTGGTAAGGGCGGTAAATAG
- the rplO gene encoding 50S ribosomal protein L15, with amino-acid sequence MRLEELKPAAGAKKKAKRVGRGPGSGSGKTAGKGHKGQKARSGGVKGAGFEGGQMPLQRRIPKRGFTNIFRKEYSVVNLQDLEAMAGGDPITPEMLMQKGLIKDMKIGVKVLGMGELKAKITVRAHKFSKSAVEKIQAAGGKVEVI; translated from the coding sequence ATGAGATTAGAAGAACTGAAGCCCGCGGCAGGGGCAAAGAAAAAAGCAAAGAGGGTCGGCAGAGGCCCGGGTTCCGGATCCGGCAAGACCGCTGGAAAAGGGCATAAGGGACAGAAGGCCCGCTCAGGAGGCGTGAAGGGGGCCGGTTTTGAAGGCGGTCAAATGCCCCTTCAGCGCAGGATCCCGAAGCGAGGGTTCACAAATATATTCCGCAAGGAATATTCCGTTGTGAACCTTCAGGACCTCGAAGCAATGGCCGGCGGTGACCCCATTACGCCCGAGATGCTCATGCAGAAAGGTCTTATCAAGGATATGAAGATCGGCGTTAAAGTGCTCGGCATGGGTGAGCTGAAGGCAAAAATCACTGTGCGAGCGCACAAGTTCAGCAAGAGCGCTGTGGAGAAAATCCAGGCCGCCGGCGGGAAGGTCGAGGTGATCTAA
- the rpmC gene encoding 50S ribosomal protein L29, translating to MKTIAKELRDLSSDELQTKAADLKKELFNLRFQQAMGQIENPMRLRTLRRDIAKTKTVLKEKYGRV from the coding sequence ATGAAGACGATTGCAAAGGAACTGCGGGACCTGTCAAGCGATGAGTTGCAGACCAAGGCAGCGGATCTCAAAAAGGAACTGTTCAATCTGAGGTTTCAGCAGGCCATGGGCCAGATTGAGAACCCGATGCGCCTCAGGACGTTGCGCAGGGACATCGCCAAAACCAAGACGGTCTTAAAGGAAAAGTATGGAAGAGTATAA